One genomic region from Salvia hispanica cultivar TCC Black 2014 chromosome 2, UniMelb_Shisp_WGS_1.0, whole genome shotgun sequence encodes:
- the LOC125203140 gene encoding LRR receptor-like serine/threonine-protein kinase EFR, which yields MGQLSYEIGNLKTIYSLDLSFNQFSGGIPSTISGCESLQYLNLSNNQLRGAIPTTLGNVKGLISLDLSYNNLSGSIPDSLEGLPFLEHCSISNNKLEGEIPDGGRFGNFTAQSFANNFGLCGGPVWFQIQSCLKDNGGISIKYMIIVPSLSLVVIVVIIMLVLIRRRKRKNERRVRNRRRISYIELEPDITSLSETNLLGRGSYGSVYKATLSDGLDVAVKVFDLQLQGAAESFDTEMEILCNIRHRNLVRVVGCCSNKEFKALVLTYMPNGSLDKWLHSDMYGLDLIKRLELAIDVAAALEYLHHNYTFPIIHSDVKPSNVLLDQDMVAHLADFGISKLFDRGEAVVQTRTMATIGYAAPELGTEGKVSTSGDVYSFGIMLLEMLTGKKPTDDMFGGEMSLKEWVNKALQENAVTGIACFIIKGR from the exons atggGTCAACTATCATATGAAATTGGCAATTTAAAGACAATCTACTCTCTAGATTTGtcatttaatcaattttcagGTGGCATTCCAAGCACAATTTCCGGTTGTGAGTCATTACAATATCTAAACTTGTCGAACAATCAGCTTAGAGGAGCAATTCCAACCACCTTAGGAAATGTCAAGGGTTTGATATCATTGGATTTATCTTACAATAATCTTTCCGGGTCAATACCCGACTCCTTAGAAGGCCTCCCCTTTCTTGAGCACTGTAGCATCTCTAACAACAAATTGGAAGGGGAAATTCCAGATGGCGGCCGGTTTGGGAACTTCACTGCTCAATCTTTTGCAAACAACTTTGGCCTTTGTGGTGGTCCAGTATGGTTTCAAATCCAATCATGCTTAAAAGATAATGGTGGAATATCAATTAAGTACATGATCATTGTTCCCTCGTTGAGTTTAGTAGTCATTGTGGTGATTATCATGCTCGTGTTGATAAGGAGACGAAAACggaagaatgagagaagagTAAGAAATAGGAGAAGAATTTCTTACATAGAATTGGAACCAGACATAACATCATTAAGTGAGACTAACCTGCTCGGACGAGGAAGTTATGGTTCAGTATACAAAGCGACACTTTCTGATGGATTAGACGTTGCTGTCAAAGTGTTTGACTTGCAACTACAAGGAGCAGCTGAGAGCTTTGATACTGAAATGGAAATACTATGCAACATTCGTCACAGAAACTTAGTTCGTGTTGTTGGATGTTGTAGTAACAAAGAGTTTAAAGCTCTGGTTCTAACTTACATGCCGAATGGGAGCTTGGATAAATGGTTGCATTCTGATATGTATGGGTTGGATCTTATAAAGAGACTTGAACTAGCAATAGATGTTGCAGCGGCCTTGGAATATCTTCACCACAATTACACATTCCCAATTATTCACTCTGATGTAAAGCCGAGCAATGTGTTGCTTGACCAAGACATGGTTGCTCATCTTGCTGATTTTGGTATTTCTAAGCTTTTTGATAGAGGAGAAGCTGTCGTCCAAACACGAACAATGGCAACCATCGGTTATGCAGCACCAG AGTTGGGAACGGAAGGCAAAGTGTCGACAAGTGGAGATGTGTATAGCTTCGGGATTatgctattggagatgcttaCAGGGAAGAAGCCAACAGATGATATGTTTGGTGGGGAAATGAGCTTAAAAGAATGGGTGAATAAAGCATTACAAGAAAATGCAGTAACAGGAATCGCCTGCTTTATTATCAAGGGAAGATGA
- the LOC125207589 gene encoding probable LRR receptor-like serine/threonine-protein kinase At3g47570 has product MDTFPSYSLIILFIPISLFTQTSSTNTTTDQEALLNFKNAIKLNNPNSTFLTNWSPNTPLCNWTGVSCSATHHRVTALNLSSLALRGSLTPHLGNLTFLQSLDVSSNNFTGALPPELSKLRRLKVLNVGSNDLAGEIPPAIGGLSQLRQILLSNNRFSGRIPRIFNNMSLLVEIDMSVNELSGALPDDICGGDAAELRRVDFSENRLSGEIPARLYNCTKLERLSLSENGFSGKIPVGIENLKMLRILFMYSNFLQGDLPSSIFNISSLESVDLSNNSLSGSIPVFYNSTNLEELYLTTNNFTGSIPKQVGNLTSITTIDLAYNKLTGELPEEFGKLAKLKVFAVPFNDFLNGSIPPSIFNISSLEILALQQNLFSGTLPPDMGRSLLKLQMLFLYFNRLTGQIPTSIANASQLTIIELNRNSFTGSIPDFGNLRQLQALRLWENNLTGAKSPNQELTFLTSLTNCRHLTALQILDNPYMNGVLPASVGNLSTSLVTFAAANCSIRGVIPPGIGNLTSLQTLDLSKNELIGFIPETVGKLNEVAKLYLDSNQLQGYIPRDICRMSSLGNLYLSNNMLTSPIPECLGEIGSLRLVSLASNKLNSTLPSNMFNLKDLIELDLSSNNLSGHISDQIKNLEAISKIDLSGNMFSGHIPSTISGCRSLESLNLSSNTFNGSIPRSIGDMRGLIELNLSKNHLSGSIPDSLTKLGLKRFSVSDNRLEGEIPDKGSFENFSADSFLNNSALCGVARFQVSPCGKPASKSVWDVMKYIVPAFIVTMVIVAVVIVFIWRRKQKNPPPSGEVLTVGVGWKIVSEREIKSGTSSFSETNLLGRGGMGSVFKATIADGMEVAVKVFNLQMEGAAKSFETESQILSSIRHRNLVKILGCCSNPEFKALILAYMPNGSLEKWLHSDKFLDLMQRVNIAIDVALALEYLHHDHTYTVVHCDIKPNNVLLDEDMTAHVGDFGISKLFENGEVAVHTINMATVGYAAPEFGSEGRISTSGDVYGYGILLLEMFTSKRPTDDMFKGEMSIKVWVENALKENAIGPIVAPCLVSREDSKFSTKLECVNSVFDLAMKCLAYSPEERVNMMQVVAALQKIKARIPVSNKLYN; this is encoded by the exons ATGGACACCTTTCCCTCCTATTCTCTCATCATTCTTTTCATACCAATCAGCCTCTTCACACAAACCTCATCCACAAACACAACAACAGATCAAGAAGCATTgcttaatttcaaaaatgccATCAAACTCAATAACCCTAATTCAACCTTCCTCACAAACTGGTCCCCAAACACCCCTCTTTGCAACTGGACCGGCGTCTCGTGCAGCGCCACGCACCACCGAGTCACGGCCCTCAACCTCTCCAGCCTCGCCCTCCGGGGAAGCCTCACCCCCCATCTCGGAAACCTAACGTTCCTCCAGTCTCTCGACGTCAGCTCCAACAATTTCACTGGCGCCTTACCCCCCGAGCTCTCTAAACTGCGACGTTTAAAGGTGTTAAACGTCGGAAGCAACGACCTCGCCGGAGAAATACCGCCGGCGATCGGAGGGTTATCTCAACTCCGGCAAATACTTCTCAGTAACAACAGATTCTCGGGGAGAATCCCGCGTATCTTCAACAACATGTCGTTGCTCGTAGAGATTGATATGAGTGTTAATGAACTGTCGGGAGCGTTGCCGGATGATATCTGCGGCGGTGATGCGGCGGAGCTCCGGCGAGTCGATTTCTCGGAAAATCGACTTAGTGGGGAAATTCCGGCGAGATTGTACAATTGTACGAAGCTGGAGAGGCTGAGCTTGTCGGAGAACGGATTCAGTGGGAAGATTCCGGTAGGAATCGAAAATCTGAAAATGCTAAGGATTTTGTTTATGTATTCAAACTTTCTTCAAG GAGATCTTCCATCCtctattttcaatatttcttcTCTTGAATCCGTGGATCTTTCCAACAATAGTTTGTCTGGTAGTATCCCAGTTTTCTACAACTCAACCAATCTTGAAGAGCTCTATCTTACCACGAACAACTTCACAG GTTCCATACCAAAGCAAGTTGGGAACCTAACTTCCATAACAACAATAGATTTGGCTTACAATAAGTTGACAG GTGAGCTGCCAGAAGAGTTTGGTAAGCTAGCAAAGCTAAAGGTTTTTGCAGTTCCTTTCAATGATTTCTTGAATGGTAGCATCCCTCCTTCCATTTTCAACATCTCATCACTAGAGATCTTAGCCCTTCAACAGAATCTATTCTCCGGCACACTTCCTCCGGACATGGGGCGCTCGCTTCTCAAACTCCAAATGcttttcttatatttcaaCAGACTTACCGGCCAAATCCCAACCTCCATCGCCAATGCTTCTCAGCTCACTATTATAGAATTGAACAGAAACTCATTCACTGGTTCCATCCCCGACTTTGGGAATCTAAGACAGCTGCAAGCCCTTCGCCTCTGGGAAAATAATTTGACAGGAGCTAAATCTCCTAATCAAGAGCTCACATTTCTGACTTCTTTAACTAACTGTCGACATTTAACTGCGTTACAAATACTAGACAATCCTTACATGAATGGTGTTCTTCCAGCTTCAGTTGGGAATCTTTCTACTTCTCTTGTCACGTTTGCAGCTGCTAACTGCAGTATCAGAGGTGTCATTCCTCCCGGGATCGGAAACTTAACCAGTTTACAGACTTTGGATTTGTCTAAAAATGAACTCATTGGATTCATTCCGGAAACAGTGGGGAAACTGAATGAAGTCGCGAAGTTGTACCTCGATTCTAACCAGTTGCAAGGATACATCCCGCGCGATATTTGTCGAATGAGTAGTTTGGGAAATTTGTATTTGAGTAATAACATGCTTACCAGTCCAATACCAGAATGCTTGGGAGAAATCGGATCGTTGAGACTAGTCTCGTTGGCCTCAAACAAGCTGAATTCCACACTTCCTTCTAACATGTTCAATCTTAAGGATCTCATAGAGTTAGACTTGTCTTCAAACAATTTGAGTGGTCATATTTCAGACCAGATCAAAAATTTGGAGGCTATTAGTAAAATTGACTTGTCTGGTAACATGTTTTCCGGGCACATTCCAAGCACAATCAGTGGTTGTCGCTCACTTGAGTCCCTTAATTTATCTAGTAACACGTTTAATGGATCCATCCCTCGATCTATTGGAGATATGAGAGGCTTGATCGAGTTGAATCTTTCGAAAAATCATCTCTCTGGCTCGATACCTGATTCGCTGACAAAGCTCGGTCTCAAACGTTTCAGTGTGTCCGACAACAGACTGGAAGGGGAGATTCCGGACAAGGGTTCGTTTGAGAACTTCAGTGCTGATTCTTTTCTAAACAACTCTGCTCTCTGCGGTGTGGCACGGTTCCAAGTGTCGCCTTGTGGGAAACCGGCATCAAAGAGTGTTTGGGATGTGATGAAATACATTGTTCCTGCTTTTATTGTAACTATGGTCATTGTGGCTGTGGTAATTGTCTTTATATGGCGGCGGAAACAGAAGAATCCGCCGCCTTCTGGTGAGGTCCTGACAGTGGGTGTTGGATGGAAGATAGTTTCTGAGAGGGAGATCAAGAGTGGGACAAGCTCCTTCAGTGAGACGAATTTGCTTGGGAGAGGAGGCATGGGGTCGGTGTTCAAagcgaccattgcggatggaATGGAAGTTGCAGTGAAAGTGTTCAACTTGCAGATGGAAGGAGCTGCCAAGAGTTTTGAGACTGAGAGCCAGATACTGAGCAGCATTCGACATAGAAACTTAGTGAAGATTCTTGGTTGTTGTAGTAACCCCGAGTTCAAAGCGTTGATTCTTGCGTACATGCCAAATGGAAGCTTGGAGAAATGGTTGCATTCGGATAAGTTTCTTGATTTGATGCAGAGGGTGAACATAGCCATAGATGTGGCGTTGGCGTTGGAATATCTTCATCATGATCATACATACACAGTTGTTCATTGTGATATAAAGCCGAACAATGTGTTGCTCGATGAAGATATGACTGCTCATGTTGGTGATTTTGGCATTTCGAAGCTTTTTGAGAATGGCGAGGTTGCAGTTCACACTATTAACATGGCAACTGTTGGTTATGCGGCACCAG AGTTTGGATCAGAAGGAAGGATTTCCACGAGCGGGGATGTGTACGGTTATGGGATATTGTTGTTGGAGATGTTTACAAGTAAAAGGCCGACAGACGATATGTTCAAAGGCGAAATGAGCATAAAGGTGTGGGTGGAAAATGCATTGAAAGAAAATGCAATAGGCCCAATTGTGGCTCCTTGTTTGGTATCTAGAGaagattcaaaattttctacGAAGTTGGAATGTGTGAACTCTGTTTTTGATTTGGCAATGAAATGTTTGGCCTATTCACCAGAGGAAAGAGTCAACATGATGCAAGTGGTGGCTGCTTTACAAAAGATCAAAGCCAGAATTCCAGTAAGCAATAAGCTTTACAACTAa
- the LOC125204306 gene encoding glucan endo-1,3-beta-glucosidase-like isoform X2 encodes MASTGIHFTLSVFLLGLLIVTSLDFTVGQVGVCFGRLGNNLPSVQRTLALYKKNNIRRMRLYDPHPPTLRALANTGIRLMLGVRDDQLRDLANCPDAATNWVRTNILQYPNVTFRYIAVGNEIDPESALAPFVLPAIQNIYRAIRTAGRASQIKVSTSIRTDLLERSYPPQSGVFKCSVNWYIRPIIEFLRDTQTTLLVNVYPYFAYLNDPKTINLSYALLQPNSGIIAGGVYYDNLYYAILDAVDAAMERILTAVPTLFSVLSDEEMKAGGSGNPGGTGSETGWPSKGGGNGKDYTTADGDGPIHTVENARIYNNNLMRIVKSGTPAYERHFGIFLPNGQPKYQLGFR; translated from the exons ATGGCTTCCACTGGCATTCACTTCACACTATCTGTATTCCTACTTGGATTGCTAATTGTCACCTCCCTTGATTTCACAG TTGGTCAAGTTGGTGTGTGTTTCGGAAGGCTGGGCAACAACTTGCCCAGCGTTCAACGAACACTAGCTCTctacaaaaaaaacaacatcCGGAGAATGAGGCTCTACGACCCCCACCCCCCCACCCTCCGCGCCCTCGCCAACACCGGCATCCGCCTCATGCTCGGGGTCCGCGACGACCAGCTCCGAGACCTCGCCAACTGCCCCGACGCCGCCACAAACTGGGTCCGCACCAACATCCTCCAGTACCCCAACGTCACATTCCGCTACATCGCCGTAGGCAACGAGATCGACCCCGAATCCGCCCTCGCCCCCTTCGTCCTCCCCGCGATTCAGAACATCTACCGCGCCATCCGCACCGCCGGCCGCGCCTCCCAAATCAAGGTCTCCACCTCCATCCGTACGGATCTTCTAGAAAGATCTTATCCTCCGCAATCAGGAGTGTTCAAATGCAGCGTCAATTGGTACATTAG GCCGATCATCGAGTTTCTAAGGGATACACAAACAACTCTTCTCGTCAACGTGTATCCCTACTTCGCCTACCTGAACGATCCCAAGACTATCAACCTCTCATACGCGCTGCTGCAGCCCAACAGCGGCATCATCGCCGGCGGCGTCTACTACGACAACCTCTACTACGCGATCCTAGACGCCGTTGACGCGGCCATGGAGAGGATCCTCACTGCCGTTCCAACGCTTTTCTCGGTGCTTTCCGATGAGGAGATGAAGGCTGGCGGGTCGGGTAACCCGGGCGGGACAGGGTCGGAGACGGGCTGGCCCTCGAAGGGCGGAGGTAACGGGAAAGACTACACCACAGCTGATGGGGATGGGCCTATCCACACCGTTGAAAATGCGAgaatttacaataataatttgatgcgAATTGTTAAGAGTGGGAC CCCGGCCTACGAGAGGCATTTCGGGATCTTTCTTCCCAACGGACAACCCAAATACCAGCTTGGTTTTCGTTAG
- the LOC125204306 gene encoding glucan endo-1,3-beta-glucosidase-like isoform X1 encodes MASTGIHFTLSVFLLGLLIVTSLDFTVGQVGVCFGRLGNNLPSVQRTLALYKKNNIRRMRLYDPHPPTLRALANTGIRLMLGVRDDQLRDLANCPDAATNWVRTNILQYPNVTFRYIAVGNEIDPESALAPFVLPAIQNIYRAIRTAGRASQIKVSTSIRTDLLERSYPPQSGVFKCSVNWYIRPIIEFLRDTQTTLLVNVYPYFAYLNDPKTINLSYALLQPNSGIIAGGVYYDNLYYAILDAVDAAMERILTAVPTLFSVLSDEEMKAGGSGNPGGTGSETGWPSKGGGNGKDYTTADGDGPIHTVENARIYNNNLMRIVKSGTPRRPGRPLETYIFAMYDENLKPGPAYERHFGIFLPNGQPKYQLGFR; translated from the exons ATGGCTTCCACTGGCATTCACTTCACACTATCTGTATTCCTACTTGGATTGCTAATTGTCACCTCCCTTGATTTCACAG TTGGTCAAGTTGGTGTGTGTTTCGGAAGGCTGGGCAACAACTTGCCCAGCGTTCAACGAACACTAGCTCTctacaaaaaaaacaacatcCGGAGAATGAGGCTCTACGACCCCCACCCCCCCACCCTCCGCGCCCTCGCCAACACCGGCATCCGCCTCATGCTCGGGGTCCGCGACGACCAGCTCCGAGACCTCGCCAACTGCCCCGACGCCGCCACAAACTGGGTCCGCACCAACATCCTCCAGTACCCCAACGTCACATTCCGCTACATCGCCGTAGGCAACGAGATCGACCCCGAATCCGCCCTCGCCCCCTTCGTCCTCCCCGCGATTCAGAACATCTACCGCGCCATCCGCACCGCCGGCCGCGCCTCCCAAATCAAGGTCTCCACCTCCATCCGTACGGATCTTCTAGAAAGATCTTATCCTCCGCAATCAGGAGTGTTCAAATGCAGCGTCAATTGGTACATTAG GCCGATCATCGAGTTTCTAAGGGATACACAAACAACTCTTCTCGTCAACGTGTATCCCTACTTCGCCTACCTGAACGATCCCAAGACTATCAACCTCTCATACGCGCTGCTGCAGCCCAACAGCGGCATCATCGCCGGCGGCGTCTACTACGACAACCTCTACTACGCGATCCTAGACGCCGTTGACGCGGCCATGGAGAGGATCCTCACTGCCGTTCCAACGCTTTTCTCGGTGCTTTCCGATGAGGAGATGAAGGCTGGCGGGTCGGGTAACCCGGGCGGGACAGGGTCGGAGACGGGCTGGCCCTCGAAGGGCGGAGGTAACGGGAAAGACTACACCACAGCTGATGGGGATGGGCCTATCCACACCGTTGAAAATGCGAgaatttacaataataatttgatgcgAATTGTTAAGAGTGGGACCCCGAGAAGGCCGGGCCGGCCTTTGGAGACGTACATATTTGCGATGTATGATGAGAATCTGAAGCCCGGCCCGGCCTACGAGAGGCATTTCGGGATCTTTCTTCCCAACGGACAACCCAAATACCAGCTTGGTTTTCGTTAG